The DNA segment TATGCCTTTTCCAAGAAGGGCGCTGATCCTTTTATATTCGATTTCCATCTTCGCGTTTTTGAGTTCCGTTTTGATCTATCATCCCAATCTTTCCACAAACCAAGCCTCTTATTCGATGCAAAATCTTGCGATCAGTTATGTTCTCGGTTTTTTTAGCGGTTTTATCGTAGAAAGATACCGATTTTCCAACTTTATCAGTCATTATAAGATTTTGGAAAAGAATCGTGAAATTTCCGAAAATATGCAACAAATCCAAAATCTAAAGGAAAAACAGGATGGGGATTATTTTTTGACTTCGTTGCTTTTGGATCCGCTGATCGCAAAAAAAACGACAAACGGTCCGATTCAAATCGAGTTTGCGTTAAACCAGTATAAAAAGTTCGAGTTTAGAGAAAAACAATACGAATTGGGCGGGGACTATCTTAGCGCCTTCGATCTGATTCTTCAGGGAAAAAGATTTAAGGCATTTGTAAACGGAGACGCAATGGGCAAATCCATCCAGGGAGCCGGAGGTGCGCTTGTATTGGGAGCCGTTTATAACTCGGTGATCATTCGTTCCAGAATGGACCCAGATTCCGCAAATCGTTCTCCCGAACGTTGGCTAAAGGATTGTTTTACAGATCTGCAAAAAGTTTTCGAAACCTTTAACGGAAGTATGCTTGTTTCCGCGGTTTTAGGACTTATCGAAGAAGAAACAGGAACATTATATTATTTGAATGTAGAACATCCATGGCTCATTCTTTATAGGGATAACACCGCTTCTTTTATCGATCCTGAAACCCATTTTTATAAACTGGGAGTGGGCGGAATCAACGGACAAGTTTATGTCAGAGTGTTCGCTATGAAACCGGGAGATAAGATCTTCTGCGGTTCAGACGGAAAGGACGATTTGATTTTGAACGAATCCTTTGACGGTAAACGAAAGATCAATGAAGACGAAAACGAATTTTTAAGAAGGGTCGAAGAAGCAAAAGGAAAATTACCGGAGATTGAAAAACTTCTTTTATCCGTGGGACGATTTTCGGACGACTACAGTCTTCTTTCCATCGAATACTCGATCACAGACTCGCAAACAAAGGACCAGGACCGATTCTCCAAA comes from the Leptospira sp. WS92.C1 genome and includes:
- a CDS encoding SpoIIE family protein phosphatase; protein product: MTFPPPFRKYFRLLFDINEDRIRYSKEYIADLHRQARILHYPGSIIGVFVWLGFAFDTDQKLHPEFPDLFYYRIGLSLLSTAFLILILIDKFARTRFRGKGLEWAYILFLYLLTVTAFFTGRISDDPNYVSGLQIVVMSMVFMPFPRRALILLYSISIFAFLSSVLIYHPNLSTNQASYSMQNLAISYVLGFFSGFIVERYRFSNFISHYKILEKNREISENMQQIQNLKEKQDGDYFLTSLLLDPLIAKKTTNGPIQIEFALNQYKKFEFREKQYELGGDYLSAFDLILQGKRFKAFVNGDAMGKSIQGAGGALVLGAVYNSVIIRSRMDPDSANRSPERWLKDCFTDLQKVFETFNGSMLVSAVLGLIEEETGTLYYLNVEHPWLILYRDNTASFIDPETHFYKLGVGGINGQVYVRVFAMKPGDKIFCGSDGKDDLILNESFDGKRKINEDENEFLRRVEEAKGKLPEIEKLLLSVGRFSDDYSLLSIEYSITDSQTKDQDRFSKAKKAALSKDFAGALKIYKNSPEGESYSSEDLKLLARLYDKIGDFSKALQCAFEAIDLEPANHELLFYTSLLTKRVYSKTKDPNLLKKGEELSERFRLRFPDHVKNLIHLADIYRLRGNLSRASYLIARAGELEPENEKVKELQKLIST